A stretch of Roseovarius sp. M141 DNA encodes these proteins:
- a CDS encoding DUF3035 domain-containing protein, with product MRRGIIALTIMTLAVAGCGQNGKLSRIKNTSDGPDEFTVLPTKPLQTPQTYNTLPAPTPGGANLVDTNPRAEGIAALGGNPAATVPAGVGRGDAGLLNQTQRYGVNPAIRQELAYEDADTRRRHGRVNIFNIGPYDDYTDAYKKQWLDAQAAKQRMQRSGVVTPSSPPAR from the coding sequence GCTGCGGGCAGAACGGGAAGCTGTCCCGGATCAAGAACACCAGCGACGGGCCTGACGAATTCACCGTCCTGCCCACCAAGCCGCTGCAGACGCCGCAAACCTACAACACCCTGCCCGCCCCCACGCCCGGCGGCGCAAATCTGGTCGACACGAACCCCAGGGCCGAAGGCATCGCCGCCCTCGGTGGCAATCCGGCTGCGACGGTGCCTGCGGGCGTCGGCCGCGGCGATGCGGGGCTGCTCAATCAGACCCAGCGATACGGCGTGAACCCCGCCATCCGTCAGGAACTGGCGTACGAGGATGCCGACACACGTCGCCGCCACGGCCGCGTGAACATCTTCAATATCGGCCCCTACGACGACTATACCGACGCCTACAAAAAGCAGTGGCTGGACGCGCAGGCCGCAAAGCAGCGCATGCAGCGCAGCGGCGTCGTCACCCCCTCGTCCCCACCGGCACGGTAA